A single Hippocampus zosterae strain Florida chromosome 19, ASM2543408v3, whole genome shotgun sequence DNA region contains:
- the hivep2a gene encoding transcription factor HIVEP2a — protein MDAREFAAGGGGDRQQCPNKDGAKDKMPLQRKWASEPCATAKRSTFADPTARHRESLPGDANVALAPQHNYVITGNSGKLLSGPSLVGAIGGPPSSQDPQGPLAQGFPGGYSYQLGQPYPQHPQTERFHSGAKPQPGLEAHAWPFAGQLPSDELCPVGHPGHTHSLGAAVGAGRFPRQKSPSLPSSFVPYSQTGPDPGDECYGKKEQKPKKPGKYICYYCGRACAKPSVLKKHIRSHTGERPYPCVPCGFSFKTKSNLYKHRKSHAHAIKAGLVPFSDLAVSRGGDMDQGSPGGEAEVHSDGEQSTDTDEEGVEGATILTDKDSSITQISFEADKMTGGAEPAYADSAEELPAGSIKVPILIVPKSRGTECPSFQEIKGPHHMLTSLASRRGRSLDDVPSVKPRLAQKLNDKKGLDSNCTATQSLNHLSPHSKGSTDSGYFSRSESADQQISPPNTNVKTYEEIMFGRTWYYRPNSRSRQFVTVANISEDHICLRGDVGMSIDPKLYPTGLSQSNAGLLEPPSDSGPLIRSNSMPTSSPPNLSVPPGIRGSHSFDEMMTSDDVFYQPGLRRLQRQEAVELLAHEAHTGDAEGSGHVAKNFTSSLSKKLSERTSGTAEPVGYSPYGTKVSMSELATRKRRKEKSVGDEEDSPDHCDSSCSGSVEMSGDYVSLDGSRGTPTGKGSLQSAHSQSDSFDTCPSMCSEDIALFTESECRKAAGNVISVIQHTNSLSRPNSFEKSESFEQSGYHPSALSSQYSEQSDSDIFEDALSPESALLRTESMDQQPQSDSDLASLSSSSAAASPGQPYSIPHKLVRQPNIQVPEIRVTDEKDSESPMDKELEKHPTHAEEFQLPQRSDTLSQMPSEKLPPKKKRLRLADMDHSSGESSFESTCTSLSRSPSQESNLSHSSSLSMSFDRDESFKTASPTKQEDTVSGGGAKPSEFLTVPSSGHSSHQQHREMRRSSSEQAPHTLPSEVPEMRSKSFDYGSLSSSREGELYTSASAMKERRRGFLVRQASLSVYPEAVVQKPGGSELSIKQESVEQGVWLGLTGPPQRSNNLGNRTQRGGNIVVGVGGHQQHDLQQSISEDSLQDEPHCGRSLQHRLQTQGSSSEGEHLGHEIKREVVQQHPNAPPFLSYHQPAPFWSHEVSQASRQRLTLQAQQQLQKLHRRSPNSLSGQTALHKQLLQDQPPPSGNSDTSSFPMNPAIFQEQNLASLSSKSMANSTAGTLQQIQPIFATQNLGSHASLPLLVPVRIQTHVPSYGSVMYTSVSQLVAHSQRRGLVGQSRANICDVSSPNGALRVSETPPGLGGDPIGAGLNQSHFLGQTDGTTLHSPHLKSSPCGPNTGIPLSLTSGTISTTDASGSGIGGGKRMLSPCSSLERFIETKQQKRVKEERMFGLMVKELSAVELSGTEGSTKLEEAPGSEDCERMSTSPPLGDFPAPKKITVPIRSSAHHRLDVSRTESFTPPLQIITDSSPVSFGRDSPVELAVDEPRASPESIISFVDAEDTTKLPAASQVPGNVMVHLAAHQSPGVSRATRQTLLLTEVSNAQHFIQFASLRTNSRVSWCFLNYTKPNSTQADPRSSIYSSWCVSSYNPNPLNLSTKAALALLMSKQRRNTDLLYTTAAMASPRSGKLVSSAAWKLRFDQLKPELMPVDISHFGRKMKDVALWERPKEERVEKDVSVKRSVTEPTRIKIFEGGYKSNEDYVYVRGRGRGKYICEECGIRCKKPSMLKKHIRTHTDVRPYICKFCNFAFKTKGNLTKHMKSKAHLKKCLELGVSTSTVDDGEADDVDVGEEAGARPKTLADHQFSDADDSEDDGDEVDDEDDEDDDCDGDSTPRTSSRSASPYGVPIAAAASQPSPPLFGYFTTVPSIHITQQGAPGHSQPPTDEALSQDFPSSSSRLSSPGPDYSGCSSPVSPCSSPAARQYLSPHADGSPRGPSPRRDVSPLRHLSPKRDLGGCRRELSPRRGHLSPLAPLTGPISPGKRDLSPRGRHKAMIRPNSPRRGLHQHLLLQSQQGGSRALRSAHLAGLLSQAELGPRGRRRTAGVEMDTECVPGSPGGKDQGNNQSSPPHQVLFSHLPLHSRLQVRSTFPMIPIGGIQMVHTVPTSRSAPLSQQGAQQAAPRLPPRQASSEDPENLEASAPFGRGRAIGVSSGSPPRVVAELVVREQEESIRTCTKAIASLRIDPDELADGKRGGWDSVKGLPHSASSPEEGQPERSPPAAVSPPSPAPPESQHFRASRRCPSPVPRTPTDAPQSTKTSKDIS, from the exons ATGGATGCTCGTGAGTTTGCTGCTGGTGGCGGCGGCGACAGACAGCAGTGCCCAAACAAGGACGGCGCCAAGGATAAGATGCCTCTACAAAGGAAGTGGGCATCCGAGCCCTGCGCCACCGCCAAGCGAAGCACTTTTGCTGATCCGACAGCGAGACACCGTGAGAGTTTACCGGGCGATGCCAACGTGGCATTAGCACCCCAACACAATTACGTCATCACCGGGAATTCTGGGAAGCTGCTATCTGGACCTTCATTGGTCGGGGCAATAGGAGGCCCGCCATCATCTCAAGACCCTCAGGGACCCTTGGCTCAGGGATTTCCGGGGGGGTACTCCTACCAGCTGGGTCAACCGTACCCTCAGCATCCACAGACTGAACGCTTCCACTCGGGAGCCAAGCCCCAACCAGGACTAGAGGCACACGCCTGGCCTTTTGCCGGACAGTTGCCATCAGACGAACTGTGCCCAGTGGGACACCCGGGACACACTCACTCCCTAGGAGCCGCAGTGGGGGCGGGGAGGTTCCCCCGGCAAAAATCTCCAAGTTTACCAAGCTCCTTTGTACCGTATTCCCAGACGGGACCTGACCCAGGAGATGAGTGTTATGGCAAAAAGGAgcaaaaacccaaaaagccTGGAAAGTACATTTGTTACTACTGCGGCCGAGCCTGCGCCAAGCCCAGCGTCCTGAAGAAGCACATTCGCTCGCACACCGGCGAGAGGCCGTAcccttgtgtgccctgcggttttTCCTTCAAAACTAAAAGCAACCTTTACAAGCATCGCAAATCTCATGCTCACGCTATCAAGGCCGGACTAGTGCCCTTTTCGGACTTGGCCGTTTCCCGTGGCGGCGACATGGATCAGGGCTCCCCCGGGGGTGAAGCCGAAGTCCACTCCGATGGCGAGCAAAGCACCGATACGGATGAGGAAGGAGTGGAAGGAGCCACCATACTGACAGACAAAGACAGCTCCATCACACAGATCTCTTTTGAAGCTGACAAGATGACAG GTGGTGCAGAACCAGCGTATGCAGACTCAGCTGAAGAACTTCCTGCGGGCTCCATCAAAGTGCCTATCTTGATTGTTCCCAAGTCCAGAGGGACGGAGTGTCCATCCTTTCAGGAAATAAAAGGTCCCCACCACATGTTGACGTCGCTTGCCAGTAGAAGAGGGCGTTCACTGGATGACGTCCCTTCAGTCAAACCACGTTTGGCTCAGAAACTGAACGACAAGAAAGGCCTGGATTCCAATTGTACTGCAACGCAATCCCTAAACCACCTCAGTCCTCACAGCAAAGGCAGCACAGACTCAGGCTACTTTTCACGTTCTGAGAGCGCAGACCAGCAGATCAGTCCTCCAAATACGAATGTTAAAACATATGAGGAGATCATGTTTGGTCGGACTTGGTACTACCGACCCAACTCCAGATCCCGGCAATTTGTCACAGTAGCAAATATCTCTGAGGATCATATCTGTTTACGAGGGGATGTGGGAATGTCCATTGATCCCAAACTTTATCCAACCGGACTCAGTCAGAGCAATGCAGGACTTCTGGAACCTCCTTCAGATTCAGGGCCTCTTATCAGGAGCAACTCCATGCCAACATCTTCTCCTCCGAACCTCAGTGTCCCCCCGGGGATTCGAGGCAGCCATTCCTTTGACGAAATGATGACGTCAGATGATGTTTTTTACCAGCCGGGACTTCGTCGGCTCCAAAGACAAGAGGCTGTTGAACTTTTAGCCCATGAAGCCCACACAGGAGACGCGGAGGGCTCTGGACACGTGGCCAAGAATTTCACTTCATCTCTCTCTAAGAAGCTCAGTGAACGCACTTCAGGAACTGCAGAGCCAGTTGGCTATAGCCCATATGGTACGAAAGTTAGCATGTCAGAATTAGCCACCAGAAAAAGGCGGAAGGAGAAGAGTGTTGGGGATGAGGAGGACAGTCCTGATCATTGCGACAGTAGCTGCAGTGGTTCAGTCGAGATGTCAGGGGACTATGTTAGTTTGGATGGGTCCAGAGGCACCCCGACAGGCAAGGGTTCTCTTCAGAGTGCTCACAGCCAGTCAGACAGCTTCGATACCTGTCCAAGCATGTGCTCCGAGGACATAGCTCTGTTTACCGAGTCAGAATGCAGGAAAGCAGCCGGAAATGTCATATCAGTCATCCAGCACACCAACTCCCTCAGCCGGCCAAATTCCTTTGAAAAGTCAGAGTCATTTGAGCAGTCAGGATATCATCCTTCAGCCCTGTCCAGCCAGTACTCGGAACAGTCCGACTCAGATATCTTTGAAGATGCTTTGAGTCCAGAGTCGGCCCTACTGAGAACCGAGAGTATGGATCAGCAGCCGCAGAGCGACAGTGACTTGGCCTCCCTCTCGTCTTCATCAGCAGCAGCTTCACCTGGACAGCCTTACTCCATCCCGCACAAACTAGTCCGCCAGCCCAACATCCAAGTTCCCGAAATCAGGGTAACAGATGAAAAAGACTCTGAATCTCCAATGGACAAGGAGTTGGAGAAGCATCCGACGCATGCAGAGGAGTTCCAACTGCCACAGAGGAGTGACACCCTCTCCCAGATGCCCTCGGAGAAGCTTCCGCCTAAAAAGAAGAGGCTGCGTCTTGCAGACATGGATCATTCATCTGGAGAGTCCAGTTTCGAGTCCACTTGCACCAGCCTGTCTCGCAGCCCGAGTCAGGAGAGCAATCTGTCACACtcttcttccctctcaatgtcTTTTGACAGAGATGAAAGCTTCAAGACAGCATCACCCACTAAACAG GAGGACACAGTCTCTGGTGGAGGAGCCAAACCATCTGAATTTCTGACGGTGCCCAGCAGTGGTCATTCCAGCCACCAGCAGCACAGGGAAATGAGGAGGTCGTCATCGGAACAAGCGCCACACACACTCCCCTCAGAGGTACCTGAAATGCGCAGCAAGTCTTTCGACTACGGAAGCTTATCGTCATCCAGAGAGGGGGAGCTGTACACCAGTGCCTCCGCCATGAAGGAACGTCGCCGTGGATTTCTTGTCCGACAG GCCTCCTTGAGTGTTTATCCAGAGGCAGTAGTCCAAAAACCAGGAGGATctgagctgtcaatcaaacaggAGAGTGTGGAGCAAGGGGTGTGGCTTGGCCTGACAGGACCCCCGCAGAGAAGCAACAACTTAGGCAACAGAACCCAAAGAGGTGGCAATATAGTTGTCG GTGTTGGAGGTCACCAGCAGCATGACCTCCAGCAGAGTATCAGTGAGGACAGTCTGCAGGATGAACCTCACTGCGGCAG GTCCCTGCAGCATCGCCTCCAGACCCAAGGATCTTCATCCGAAGGAGAGCACTTGGGTCACGAGATAAAAAGGGAAGTCGTCCAACAGCATCCGAATGCTCCTCCGTTCCTTTCTTATCATCAGCCGGCTCCGTTCTGGAGTCACGAGGTCAGTCAGGCTTCTAGACAACGGCTGACCCTCCAGGCCCAGCAACAACTCCAGAAGCTCCACAGACGATCTCCGAATAGTTTGTCTGGGCAAACAGCACTCCATAAACAGCTGCTCCAAGATCAGCCACCACCCAGTGGAAATTCAGACACTTCAAGTTTTCCAATGAACCCTGCCATATTCCAAGAGCAAAACTTGGCCTCTCTCTCATCTAAGTCGATGGCCAACAGCACCGCCGGGACACTCCAGCAGATCCAACCCATCTTTGCCACACAGAACCTGGGCTCCCACGCCTCGCTGCCTTTATTGGTTCCTGTGCGCATCCAAACCCACGTGCCATCGTACGGCAGCGTAATGTATACCAGTGTTAGCCAGCTGGTAGCTCACAGTCAGAGGAGAGGGTTAGTCGGACAAAGTAGAGCCAATATCTGCGACGTGTCCTCACCAAATGGCGCTCTGAGAGTCAGTGAAACACCTCCAGGGCTTGGAGGAGATCCAATTGGAGCAGGACTCAACCAATCTCACTTCCTGGGACAGACAGATGGAACAACGTTACACTCCCCTCACTTGAAGTCTTCACCTTGTGGCCCCAACACAGGAATCCCTCTGTCGCTGACGTCGGGTACCATATCTACCACAGATGCCTCTGGATCTGGCATCGGAGGCGGCAAGAGAATGCTTTCCCCTTGTAGTTCCTTGGAGCGCTTCATTGAGACCAAGCAACAGAAGAGGGTTAAGGAGGAGAGGATGTTTGGGCTGATGGTTAAGGAATTGAGTGCTGTCGAGCTGAGTGGCACCGAGGGCAGCACTAAGCTTGAGGAGGCTCCCGGTTCTGAGGATTGTGAGAGGATGTCCACTTCTCCTCCCTTGGGAGACTTCCCTGCTCCCAAAAAGATCACGGTTCCTATCCGTTCTTCTGCGCATCACCGGCTTGATGTTTCCCGGACGGAAAGTTTCACTCCTCCTCTCCAGATCATCACTGACTCCTCACCGGTGTCGTTTGGCCGAGATTCTCCTGTGGAGCTTGCTGTGGATGAGCCCCGCGCCAGCCCCGAGTCCATAATCTCCTTCGTCGATGCAGAAGACACCACCAAGCTGCCTGCGGCCAGTCAAGTCCCAGGAAACGTCATGGTTCACTTAGCTGCCCACCAAAGTCCAGGAGTTTCCAGAGCAACGAGACAGACTCTGCTGCTCACTGAGGTGTCCAATGCCCAGCACTTTATCCAGTTTGCGAGCCTGCGCACCAACAGCAGGGTCAGCTGGTGTTTCCTCAACTACACGAAGCCCAACAGCACTCAGGCTGACCCACGGAGCTCTATCTACAGTTCCTGGTGTGTCAGCTCCTACAACCCCAACCCTCTGAATCTCAGCACTAAGGCTGCGCTGGCCTTGCTGATGTCCAAACAGCGGAGGAACACCGACCTCCTGTATACTACGGCCGCCATGGCGTCACCACGTTCAGGCAAGCTGGTGTCGTCTGCTGCCTGGAAGCTCAGGTTTGATCAG CTGAAACCAGAGCTGATGCCGGTTGACATCAGCCATTTTGGAAGGAAGATGAAGGATGTGGCGTTGTGGGAGCGTCCGAAGGAGGAGCGTGTGGAGAAGGACGTGTCGGTCAAACGGTCTGTCACTGAGCCAACTCGCATCAAGATCTTCGAAGGAGG GTATAAGTCCAACGAGGACTACGTGTATGTGCGCGGGCGCGGTCGGGGTAAATACATCTGCGAGGAGTGCGGCATTCGGTGCAAGAAACCCAGCATGCTGAAGAAACACATCCGCACGCACACCGACGTGCGGCCCTACATCTGCAAGTTCTGCAACTTTGCCTTCAAGACCAAAG GGAATCTGACCAAGCACATGAAATCAAAAGCTCACCTGAAAAAATGTCTGGAGTTGGGCGTGTCCACGTCTACCGTAGACGACGGCGAGGCCGACGATGTTG ACGTCGGCGAGGAAGCTGGCGCGCGACCCAAGACCCTGGCCGATCATCAGTTCTCCGACGCCGATGACTCGGAAGACGACGGTGATGAGGTGGACGACGAagacgacgaggacgacgactGCGACGGCGACTCCACCCCCAGGACGTCGTCTCGCTCGGCCAGCCCATACGGCGTCCCCATCGCAGCGGCCGCCTCTCAGCCATCGCCGCCTCTTTTTGGCTACTTCACCACCGTGCCCAGCATCCACATCACGCAACAGGGGGCGCCAGGTCATTCGCAACCCCCCACGGACGAAGCCCTCTCACAGGATTTCCCCTCGTCATCTTCCCGCCTCTCCTCCCCCGGGCCCGACTACTCAGGCTGCTCGTCCCCTGTCTCGCCTTGCTCGTCGCCGGCAGCCCGCCAGTACCTCTCACCGCATGCCGATGGCTCACCCCGTGGCCCGTCACCTCGACGGGACGTATCACCGCTGCGCCACTTGTCCCCCAAGCGGGACTTGGGGGGTTGTCGGCGTGAGCTGTCCCCCAGGAGGGGGCACCTGTCGCCGCTTGCCCCGCTGACAGGCCCTATCTCTCCTGGGAAGCGAGACCTGTCGCCACGAGGACGCCACAAAGCCATGATACGGCCCAACTCGCCTCGACGCGGACTTCATCAGCACCTCCTCCTGCAGAG CCAGCAGGGCGGCTCGCGAGCCCTGAGGTCGGCTCACCTCGCTGGGCTATTGAGTCAGGCGGAATTGGGCCCTCGTGGACGTCGCAGGACCGCGGGCGTAGAAATGGACACG GAATGTGTTCCCGGTTCCCCAGGGGGGAAAGATCAGGGCAATAACCAGTCCAGTCCACCCCATCAGGTCTTGTTCAGTCACCTCCCTCTTCATTCACGACTGCAG GTGCGTTCCACGTTCCCGATGATTCCCATCGGCGGTATTCAAATGGTGCACACCGTACCCACGTCACGTAGCGCTCCTCTGAGCCAGCAGGGGGCGCAGCAGGCCGCACCCCGCCTCCCCCCGCGCCAAGCTTCGTCTGAGGACCCCGAAAACCTGGAAGCCTCCGCCCCGTTTGGAAGAGGGCGAGCAATCGGGGTGTCGTCGGGGTCTCCCCCTCGCGTCGTGGCGGAGCTCGTCGTACGCGAGCAAGAAGAGAGCATCCGAACGTGCACCAAAGCCATCGCCTCGCTGCGCATCGACCCCGACGAACTGGCCGACGGGAAGCGAGGGGGATGGGACAGCGTTAAGGGACTGCCACACTCCGCTTCCTCGCCGGAGGAAGGACAACCTGAGCGCTCGCCGCCCGCCGCCGTGTCGCCACCATCGCCCGCGCCGCCAGAGTCTCAGCACTTTAGAGCCTCCCGACGTTGCCCCTCACCCGTGCCCCGGACGCCCACTGACGCCCCACAAAGCACAAAGACCAGCAAGGACATATCGTAG